DNA from Streptomyces rishiriensis:
GCCTTCTCGAACGGGCAGGCATCCCTGTATGCCAGCTGGAGCACTACGACGGCCGCCCCGTCGACGCCGTCAAACTCGGCAGCTACCGCCGGGCCAAGGGACTGGAGTTCAAGCGGGTCTACCTCCCTGAACACAACGCGGCCTTGACGAACGGCTCCCGCCCACCCGAAGCCGAAGTATCCGAAACGCGACGCGAGCGCGAGGAACTCCTCCGCAGCGGCCTCTTCGTAGCCATGACCCGAGCCCGCGACATCCTGTGGCTGGGCACCGTGCTCTCACCGTGATGCCCGCTCGTCCTCGCGCATCGTGTGCATGCGCTCATGCCCCGCTCCCCGCCGCCCCGCGTTACCGGGCAGCCCTACAGATCGACACGTCGTGTCTCGTTGTCGTCCCGCCTGAGAACGACGTGCGCCGGTCGGAACGGCACGCTGCGCAGAACCGGCTCGAGGACCGTGAACAGCGCATCGGCATCGGGCCCGTAGGCGTACACGGCGGCTTCGCCTCCTCCGAACTCGTTCCCGTCGACCTCCCCGACGCCGGCCTCCTCGCTCGCCGCCTCCATCGCCTGCGCGGCGTCGTAGATCCGCTCGCGCTGGTCGACGTCGCCGAAGCCGTCACCGGCAAGCCGGAAGTACGCGATGACGGCGTGCTCCTCATCCCCGCTGTCAGGGGCCATGGGTGTCTCCATGCCGGACACCATGCCATCGAGCTCTGACACCCTCACCGCCGAAAGAGCCGCCCACGATGTCGAACGGGACGGAAACTGCACCGGGCGAAACGCGTCGAGGCCTCTCGCCGCGCCGGAGTCGGATCGCACGTCGGCTCTCGGAGGCGGCGTGGAACACAGCCCAGTCCTGGGCGGCCCGTGCCGGGCTACCGTGAGGCTGTGACAAGCGCGGCGGAACGCCCCCTCCTCTTCCTCGACGTAGATGGTCCGCTCATCCCGTTCGGGTCGTCACCCGATCACCCACCTGCCGCCACCACCCGCGCCTCGACACCTGTCGATCAGGGAAACCCACTGCTGGATCGGCTTGATCCCGGGATCGGGGCGCGTCTCATGGCCTTGGGCTGCCAACTCGTTTGGGCCACGACCTGGCTGGAGCAGGCGAACGAGGTTGTCGCCCCACGGATAGGGCTTCCGAAACTGCCCGTGGCGGAGTGGCCGGACGGCCATGCCGATGCCGAGAAGGACCCGCGCGGCCTCCATGGGAAGACCCGGCACCTTGTCGAGTGGGCCGACGGCCGACCGTTCATCTGGGTCGACGACGAGATCGGCTCCATGGACCGTCTCTGGGTCTCCGCCCAACACCCGGGGCCTTCGTTGCTTCATCGCGTAGAACCGGCCCGGGGCCTCGCGGACCCGGACTTCTCCGCGATCACCGACTGGCTCCGGAAGCACGGCTTCGTGCTCCCTCCCCTCCGACCGGGTCGCCCCACTGAAGGGGATCTCCAGGCTTGGCCGGGCCCTCTGGGACGGCCGTGACCGAGGAGGCCCACCGGAAGCAGAACCGGCCCGTCATCCAGACTGGCGCAGGGCGCAGACCTGGCGGTGTCTGTGCTTCATCGATCAGAGCAAGGGGTGCCCGGCCTGGCCGTTGGCTGGTGTGGCCCGAACCGTCGATCGTCGACAGGTGCGTTGATGCTCCTATTGCTGTCAAGCGGCTCGGAGCCAGTCGCGGTAGGCGTGAGCGAGGTCGTCGTCCCTGCTGAGTCCCCTTTCGAGTCTGGAGATGGTGGTGGGCCAGACGCCGAAGTGCTGGGCGACGGTGGTGAGGGTGATGTTCTTGGCCTGCCGCAGAGGCCGTAGGTCGGCTATGCCTGGAATGTTGAGCGTGGTGGTGAGACAGCGGAACATCTCCCGGGCGATGGCCCGCTTCAACATCCGGATAACCTCTTTCTTCGTCCGTCCGGCGGCGACTTGCCGTGTGACGTAGGCGCGAGTTCGGACGTCGCCGGACATACGGACCAGGGCGATGCGGTAGAGCGCGGAGTTGGCGGTCCGGTCCCCGCCCCTGGAGAGGCGGTGGCGGTTGGTTCGGCCGCTGGATGCGGGGACCGGGGCGGCTCCGCACAGAGCCGCGAAGGACGCCTCGGTTCGCATCCGTTCGGGATTGCCGCCCGCGGTGATCAGCAGCTGCGCGGCGGTGTCGGGGCCGACACCGTAGGTCGCCCGCAGGCCGGGGTTGTGTGTGGTGACTTCGGCATCCAGGGCCCGCGTCAGCGTCTCGTGCTCGGCAGTGAGTTCCTTGACGCGGCGGGCGAGGCTTTTCAGCGCGGTCAGGACAGCGGTGTGCAGGGCGTCGCCGGCCGGTCGCAGCCGAGCCAGGGCCTCGGTGCGGTCGGTGCGCTTGAGCTGCCCGTACTTCGAGCGGATCGCCTCCGGAGCGGTGACGAGGACCTGGCCGATCTGGTTGAGCGCGGCGGTGCGGGCCTTGACGGCCGAGCGGGCGGTGTTGTGCAAGGCGCGTATCCCACCGACCGTGTCGTCCTTGGGGGAACTGGTGGCGCGTCCGGACAGGGCGGCGCGTGCGGCGGCGTAGGCGTCGATGGGGTCGGACTTGCCGGTGCGGCGACGTTCGGCCTTGTCGGGGCGGTTGACCTCGATGACCTGGTGTCCGTGGGAGCGGGCAGTCCGGGTGAAGCCGGCCCCGTAGGACGAGGTGCCTTCCACCCCGACCGCGATCACCCGCCCGTGGGCGGTCAGGAAGGCCAGGGCCGCCGCGTATCCGGCGGTGGTGGTGGCGAACTCCGCGTCGGCGAGATGGCCTCCGTTGTCGCTGATGACAGCGACGTGGACGGTGTCGGTGTGGGAGTCGACCCCGCCGAACACATCCTGGTCCACGATGTCCGCCGCACCCTCTGATGTCATGCTGATACAGCCTTCCCAGCCGAAGGTAGGCGCCGGCCGGGTGGCGCAGACAGGACATTGAAGGGGCTTCTGACCAAGCTCCTATCAGGTCATGTTCCGCCCGGCCGGGGCCATGAGAACAGATCCCGGCGGCCGGACAGAACAACGCGAAGACAGTCCAGCAGGGCGTCAGTCAGTGCCCGGGTCACGACCACCGGAACCCGAGTATCAGCATCAATGTCAGTGCTTGCGCCTATGGT
Protein-coding regions in this window:
- a CDS encoding IS110 family transposase; this encodes MTSEGAADIVDQDVFGGVDSHTDTVHVAVISDNGGHLADAEFATTTAGYAAALAFLTAHGRVIAVGVEGTSSYGAGFTRTARSHGHQVIEVNRPDKAERRRTGKSDPIDAYAAARAALSGRATSSPKDDTVGGIRALHNTARSAVKARTAALNQIGQVLVTAPEAIRSKYGQLKRTDRTEALARLRPAGDALHTAVLTALKSLARRVKELTAEHETLTRALDAEVTTHNPGLRATYGVGPDTAAQLLITAGGNPERMRTEASFAALCGAAPVPASSGRTNRHRLSRGGDRTANSALYRIALVRMSGDVRTRAYVTRQVAAGRTKKEVIRMLKRAIAREMFRCLTTTLNIPGIADLRPLRQAKNITLTTVAQHFGVWPTTISRLERGLSRDDDLAHAYRDWLRAA
- a CDS encoding HAD domain-containing protein; translated protein: MTSAAERPLLFLDVDGPLIPFGSSPDHPPAATTRASTPVDQGNPLLDRLDPGIGARLMALGCQLVWATTWLEQANEVVAPRIGLPKLPVAEWPDGHADAEKDPRGLHGKTRHLVEWADGRPFIWVDDEIGSMDRLWVSAQHPGPSLLHRVEPARGLADPDFSAITDWLRKHGFVLPPLRPGRPTEGDLQAWPGPLGRP